In Pseudomonas fluorescens, the following are encoded in one genomic region:
- a CDS encoding carbonic anhydrase — MCESCDSSSASNTTGRRRFLQFAGLSAGALLLTGTLPGKILQAAEKTSAPPKPQNVISPDMALKRLMEGNERYVSGTSKTHDFKAEREALVSGQNPFVAVLSCSDSRIAPEYAFDTARGDLFSIRVAGNFVTPEGLASLEYGVAVLGAPLILVLGHESCGAIEAGIKAVKDQTIFPGHIPKLTDALKSAVEAVLKQPGNLMENATAQNVKNSVNSLKQASPLLTDAQSKGALKIVGGIYRLASGKVELIV, encoded by the coding sequence ATGTGTGAATCATGTGATTCAAGCTCTGCTTCAAACACAACAGGCCGTCGTCGTTTTCTACAATTTGCCGGATTGAGCGCAGGCGCCCTGCTGCTGACCGGCACACTGCCCGGCAAGATCCTCCAGGCAGCCGAAAAAACGTCAGCCCCACCCAAACCTCAAAACGTAATCAGTCCCGATATGGCGTTGAAAAGACTGATGGAGGGCAATGAACGATATGTAAGCGGTACTTCCAAGACGCATGACTTCAAGGCGGAGCGAGAGGCCCTGGTGTCCGGTCAGAATCCGTTCGTGGCCGTGCTGAGCTGCTCTGACTCGCGCATCGCTCCGGAATATGCGTTTGACACCGCACGAGGCGATCTTTTCTCCATCCGCGTCGCCGGCAACTTCGTTACCCCGGAAGGCTTGGCCAGTCTTGAATACGGGGTTGCCGTGCTTGGCGCCCCGCTGATTCTCGTACTTGGACATGAGAGCTGCGGCGCCATCGAGGCCGGTATCAAGGCCGTCAAGGATCAGACGATTTTCCCCGGCCATATCCCGAAACTGACTGACGCACTCAAGTCAGCCGTCGAGGCAGTACTCAAGCAGCCCGGGAACCTGATGGAAAACGCCACCGCGCAAAACGTCAAAAATTCGGTCAACAGCCTGAAACAGGCCTCGCCACTGCTGACTGATGCGCAGAGCAAAGGCGCGCTGAAGATCGTGGGCGGTATCTATCGTCTGGCAAGTGGCAAGGTAGAGCTGATCGTTTGA
- a CDS encoding DUF2214 family protein, translating into MLTHWFLAAVHLLALALGFWAVLVRGTAFRRLADGAAEVRSVLMADNIWGISAVVLLISGGMRAFGGYEKGTDYYLHQPLFHLKMTLFVLILLLEIAPMVTLIKWRIALSRKVAIDTGRAKLFARISHIEALLVLLMVVAATGMARGVMLG; encoded by the coding sequence ATGCTGACTCACTGGTTTCTGGCGGCGGTTCATCTTCTGGCATTGGCCCTGGGATTTTGGGCGGTGTTGGTTCGAGGCACGGCTTTTCGGCGTTTGGCCGACGGGGCGGCAGAAGTGCGCAGTGTTCTGATGGCGGACAATATCTGGGGTATTTCAGCTGTCGTTTTACTGATCAGTGGGGGGATGCGAGCCTTTGGCGGGTACGAGAAAGGCACGGACTATTACCTGCATCAGCCGCTGTTTCATCTGAAGATGACGCTGTTTGTCCTGATCTTGCTGCTGGAAATTGCACCCATGGTGACGCTGATCAAATGGCGGATAGCGCTGAGCCGTAAAGTGGCGATCGATACCGGCCGGGCGAAGCTGTTTGCACGGATCAGTCATATCGAGGCGTTGCTGGTGCTGCTGATGGTGGTGGCGGCGACTGGCATGGCACGTGGCGTGATGCTTGGTTAA
- the csrA gene encoding carbon storage regulator CsrA translates to MLILTRKVGESINIGDDITITILGVSGQQVRIGINAPKDVAVHREEIYQRIQAGLTAPEKPQP, encoded by the coding sequence ATGCTGATACTCACCCGCAAAGTCGGTGAAAGCATAAACATTGGTGATGACATTACGATCACCATCCTGGGCGTAAGCGGCCAGCAAGTCAGGATCGGCATCAACGCCCCGAAGGACGTTGCAGTGCATCGTGAAGAAATTTATCAGCGCATTCAGGCCGGCCTCACCGCCCCGGAAAAGCCGCAACCCTGA
- a CDS encoding SPOR domain-containing protein: protein MRKMVLVIAILALAGCGEGSSVDAPKPKPAMAAVPAPVSGPQWDLEVRGETPQAVSDLSGWLIEHSFMSSVVKENGNTRVLMGPFNSKAEAEAKQDEVRAALTRAKKQNIELLVLERPVAQ from the coding sequence GTGCGCAAAATGGTTTTGGTAATCGCGATATTGGCACTGGCGGGATGTGGTGAGGGCAGCAGTGTGGATGCGCCGAAGCCTAAGCCGGCCATGGCTGCCGTACCCGCGCCAGTGTCCGGCCCGCAATGGGATCTTGAAGTGCGAGGTGAAACCCCTCAAGCGGTCAGCGATCTGAGTGGCTGGCTGATCGAGCACAGCTTCATGTCCAGCGTCGTCAAGGAGAATGGAAATACCCGAGTCCTGATGGGGCCGTTCAATTCGAAAGCCGAAGCCGAAGCCAAGCAGGATGAAGTCCGCGCGGCGCTCACTCGCGCGAAGAAGCAGAACATCGAATTGCTGGTGCTTGAGCGTCCGGTCGCTCAATAA
- a CDS encoding endonuclease I family protein, with protein sequence MSVRWFALLFLFFVVGAQADAPRTFTEAKKVAWKLYAPQSTEFYCGCKYTGNRVNLAACGYVPRKNAKRAARIEWEHIVPAWQIGHQRQCWQEGGRKNCTRYDPVYQKAEADLHNLVPSIGEVNGDRSNFSFGWLPEQSGQYGSCLTQVDFKAKKVMPRPSIRGMIARTYFYMSKQYGLRLSKKDRQLYEAWDKTYPVQAWERQRNQSVGCVMGRGNEFVGPVDMKACG encoded by the coding sequence ATGAGTGTCCGCTGGTTTGCTTTGCTGTTCCTGTTTTTTGTCGTGGGCGCGCAAGCCGACGCTCCGCGCACCTTCACTGAAGCGAAAAAGGTGGCGTGGAAGCTCTACGCTCCCCAGTCCACCGAGTTTTACTGTGGCTGCAAGTACACCGGCAACCGGGTGAACCTTGCCGCCTGCGGTTATGTGCCACGTAAAAATGCCAAACGCGCAGCCCGCATCGAGTGGGAACATATTGTTCCGGCCTGGCAAATTGGTCATCAACGCCAGTGCTGGCAAGAGGGCGGCCGCAAGAACTGCACCCGCTACGACCCGGTTTACCAGAAGGCCGAAGCTGATTTGCACAACCTGGTGCCCAGCATTGGCGAGGTCAATGGCGATCGCAGCAACTTCAGCTTCGGCTGGCTGCCCGAGCAGTCGGGGCAATATGGTTCCTGCCTGACCCAGGTCGACTTCAAGGCAAAGAAAGTCATGCCCCGCCCTTCCATTCGCGGCATGATCGCCAGGACCTACTTCTACATGAGCAAGCAATACGGCTTGCGCCTGTCGAAAAAGGATCGGCAACTGTATGAAGCCTGGGACAAGACCTATCCGGTACAGGCCTGGGAGCGCCAACGGAACCAGAGCGTGGGGTGCGTCATGGGACGCGGCAACGAGTTCGTCGGCCCGGTAGACATGAAGGCCTGCGGTTGA
- a CDS encoding DUF1654 domain-containing protein — translation MHVQLNKDNSVDTTSSSPDTYVRMGLRVQKIINSPTAQKARAALIFRLPDEPVDEWERLLEEIDENDNVTLAYRDDGGVQIFWVLPKED, via the coding sequence ATGCACGTACAGCTTAATAAGGATAATTCCGTGGACACCACCTCCTCTTCTCCTGACACCTATGTACGCATGGGCCTGCGCGTTCAGAAAATCATCAACTCTCCCACCGCACAAAAGGCCAGGGCAGCACTGATCTTCCGCCTTCCTGACGAACCGGTGGATGAATGGGAACGCTTGCTGGAAGAAATCGACGAGAACGACAACGTCACCCTCGCCTATCGCGACGATGGCGGCGTGCAGATTTTCTGGGTCTTGCCGAAGGAAGATTGA
- a CDS encoding asparaginase, translating into MTSALKTFVPGALALLLLLPTALQAKEAEPQQKLANVVILATGGTIAGAGASAANSATYQAAKVGIEQLIAGVPELSQLANVRGEQVMQIASESITNENLLQLGRRVAELADSKDVDGIVITHGTDTLEETAYFLNLVEKTEKPIIVVGSMRPGTAMSADGMLNLYNAVAVASSKDARGKGVLVTMNDEIQSGRDVSKMINIKTEAFKSAWGPLGMVVEGKSYWFRLPAKRHTMDSEFDIKTIKSLPDVEIAYSYGNVSDTAYKALAQSGAKAIIHAGTGNGSVSSRVVPSLQALRKDGVQIIRSSHVNAGGFVLRNAEQPDDKYDWVVAHDLNPQKARILAMVALTKTNDSKELQRMFWEY; encoded by the coding sequence ATGACATCTGCACTCAAGACCTTTGTTCCGGGCGCCTTGGCCCTCCTGCTGCTTCTGCCCACTGCCCTTCAGGCCAAAGAAGCCGAACCCCAACAGAAACTGGCCAACGTAGTAATCCTGGCCACGGGTGGCACCATTGCCGGCGCGGGCGCCAGCGCCGCCAACAGCGCAACCTATCAAGCGGCGAAAGTCGGCATTGAACAGTTGATTGCTGGCGTTCCTGAACTGAGCCAACTGGCTAATGTTCGCGGCGAACAGGTCATGCAGATCGCCTCCGAAAGCATCACCAACGAGAACTTGCTGCAACTGGGTCGCCGTGTCGCCGAGCTGGCCGACAGCAAAGACGTCGATGGCATCGTGATCACCCACGGCACCGACACCCTGGAAGAAACCGCATACTTCCTGAACCTGGTGGAAAAAACCGAGAAGCCGATCATCGTCGTGGGCTCCATGCGCCCGGGCACCGCGATGTCCGCCGATGGCATGCTGAACCTGTACAACGCGGTGGCCGTGGCCAGCAGCAAAGACGCGCGGGGCAAAGGTGTGCTGGTGACCATGAACGATGAAATCCAGTCGGGTCGCGACGTCAGCAAAATGATCAACATCAAGACCGAAGCGTTTAAAAGCGCCTGGGGTCCGCTGGGCATGGTAGTAGAAGGCAAATCCTACTGGTTCCGCTTGCCAGCCAAGCGTCACACCATGGATTCCGAGTTCGACATCAAGACCATCAAGAGCCTGCCTGACGTCGAGATCGCCTATTCCTACGGCAACGTCAGCGATACCGCCTACAAGGCCCTGGCTCAATCGGGCGCCAAAGCCATCATTCACGCCGGCACCGGCAATGGCTCGGTCTCCTCGCGGGTAGTCCCGTCCCTGCAAGCCCTGCGCAAGGACGGCGTGCAGATCATTCGCTCCTCCCATGTCAACGCTGGCGGTTTTGTATTGCGCAACGCCGAACAGCCTGACGATAAATACGACTGGGTCGTGGCCCACGATCTGAACCCGCAGAAGGCGCGGATCCTGGCAATGGTCGCGCTGACCAAGACCAACGACAGCAAAGAACTGCAACGGATGTTCTGGGAATACTGA
- a CDS encoding sugar ABC transporter substrate-binding protein — translation MKLPFAGRLLAVAMLAAASAALPVSSAFAETTEKPKVALVMKSLANEFFLTMEDGAKAYQKDHSGEFELISNGIKDETDTAGQTRIVEQMILAKVNALVIAPADSKAMVPVIKKAIDAGITVINIDNQLDPAVVKSKNINVPFVGPDNRKGARLVGDYLAKQLKAGDEVGIIEGVSTTTNAQQRTAGFKDAMAAAQIKVVSLQSGDWEIDKGNKVAASILSEYPQTKALLAGNDSMAVGAVSAVRAAGKAGKVQVVGYDNINAIQPMLKDGRVLATADQFAARQAVFGIETALKILKGEQVDGGANGVIETPVELVTK, via the coding sequence ATGAAGCTGCCATTCGCTGGACGTCTTCTCGCTGTCGCTATGCTGGCTGCCGCATCCGCTGCATTGCCTGTCTCCTCGGCTTTTGCTGAAACCACTGAAAAGCCGAAAGTCGCACTGGTCATGAAATCCCTGGCCAATGAGTTCTTCCTGACCATGGAAGACGGCGCCAAGGCCTACCAGAAAGATCACTCCGGCGAATTCGAGCTCATCTCCAACGGCATCAAGGATGAAACCGACACCGCGGGCCAGACGCGCATCGTCGAGCAGATGATCCTGGCCAAGGTCAATGCACTGGTGATTGCACCGGCAGACTCCAAGGCCATGGTCCCGGTGATCAAGAAAGCCATCGATGCCGGTATCACCGTGATCAACATCGACAACCAGCTGGACCCCGCCGTCGTCAAAAGCAAAAACATCAATGTTCCGTTCGTAGGCCCGGACAACCGCAAGGGCGCACGGCTGGTGGGTGATTACCTGGCCAAACAGCTGAAGGCCGGTGACGAAGTCGGCATCATCGAAGGTGTGTCCACCACCACCAATGCCCAACAGCGGACCGCAGGTTTCAAGGATGCGATGGCGGCGGCGCAGATCAAGGTCGTGTCCCTGCAATCCGGTGACTGGGAGATCGACAAGGGCAACAAGGTCGCCGCATCGATTCTCAGCGAATACCCGCAAACCAAGGCCCTGTTGGCCGGCAACGACAGCATGGCGGTCGGTGCGGTATCTGCCGTGCGCGCCGCGGGCAAGGCCGGCAAGGTGCAGGTGGTCGGCTACGACAACATCAATGCCATCCAGCCAATGCTCAAGGACGGTCGCGTGCTGGCCACGGCGGACCAGTTCGCGGCCAGACAGGCGGTGTTCGGCATCGAGACTGCATTGAAAATTCTCAAGGGCGAGCAGGTCGACGGCGGCGCCAATGGCGTGATCGAAACGCCGGTAGAGCTGGTCACCAAGTAG
- a CDS encoding sugar ABC transporter ATP-binding protein, translating to MSVCAPNAVLSVSGIGKTYAQPVLTGIDLTLMRGEVLALTGENGAGKSTLSKIIGGLVTPTTGQMQFQGQDYRPGSRAQAEALGIRMVMQELNLLPTLSVAENLFLDNLPSKGGWISRKQLRKAAIEAMAHVGLDAIDPDTLVGELGIGHQQMVEIARNLIGDCHVLILDEPTAMLTAREVEMLFEQITRLQARGVSIIYISHRLEELARVAQRIAVLRDGNLVCVEPMANYNSEQLVTLMVGRELGEHIDMGARKIGAPVLTVKGLSRADKVRDVSFEVRAGEIFGISGLIGAGRTELLRLIFGADIADSGTIALGAPAQVINVRSPVDAVGHGIALITEDRKGEGLLLTQSIGANIALGNMPGISSAGFVDNDGENALAQRQIDAMRIRSSGPAQLVSELSGGNQQKVVIGRWLERDCSVLLFDEPTRGIDVGAKFDIYNLLGELTRQGKALVVVSSDLRELMLICDRIGVLSAGRLIDTFDRDNWTQDELLAAAFAGYQKRDAQLIEAAPRDLP from the coding sequence ATGTCAGTTTGCGCTCCGAACGCTGTCCTCTCGGTCAGCGGTATCGGCAAGACCTACGCCCAACCGGTTCTTACCGGCATCGACCTGACGCTCATGCGCGGGGAAGTGCTGGCGTTGACCGGCGAGAACGGTGCAGGCAAAAGCACGCTTTCGAAGATTATTGGCGGGCTGGTCACGCCGACCACCGGCCAGATGCAGTTTCAGGGGCAGGACTATCGTCCGGGCAGCCGGGCTCAGGCTGAAGCGCTGGGTATCCGCATGGTCATGCAGGAACTCAATCTGCTGCCGACCTTGTCGGTGGCGGAAAACCTGTTTCTCGACAACCTGCCCAGCAAAGGTGGCTGGATCAGTCGCAAGCAGTTGCGCAAGGCTGCCATCGAGGCCATGGCGCATGTCGGGCTCGACGCCATTGACCCGGACACCCTCGTCGGCGAACTGGGCATCGGCCACCAGCAAATGGTGGAGATCGCCCGCAACCTGATTGGCGATTGTCATGTGCTGATTCTCGATGAGCCGACCGCGATGCTCACTGCACGCGAAGTCGAAATGCTGTTCGAGCAGATCACTCGCCTGCAGGCTCGCGGCGTATCGATCATCTACATCTCCCATCGCCTCGAAGAACTGGCGCGAGTCGCGCAGCGTATTGCCGTGCTGCGCGATGGCAACCTGGTTTGTGTCGAGCCGATGGCCAACTACAACAGCGAGCAACTGGTCACGCTGATGGTCGGTCGCGAGCTCGGCGAACATATCGATATGGGGGCGCGCAAGATCGGCGCTCCGGTGTTGACGGTAAAGGGCCTGAGCCGTGCCGACAAGGTTCGCGACGTGTCGTTCGAAGTCCGTGCCGGAGAGATTTTCGGCATTTCCGGTTTGATCGGCGCGGGGCGCACCGAATTGCTGCGTCTGATCTTCGGTGCCGATATCGCCGACAGCGGCACGATTGCCCTGGGGGCGCCGGCGCAGGTCATCAATGTGCGCTCGCCAGTGGATGCGGTCGGGCATGGCATCGCGTTGATCACTGAAGATCGCAAGGGCGAAGGCCTTTTGTTGACGCAATCGATCGGCGCCAATATCGCCTTGGGCAACATGCCCGGCATCTCCAGTGCGGGCTTTGTCGACAACGATGGCGAAAACGCCTTGGCCCAGCGTCAGATCGATGCCATGCGCATTCGCAGTTCCGGTCCGGCACAGTTGGTGTCCGAGCTGTCCGGCGGCAATCAGCAGAAAGTCGTCATCGGCCGTTGGCTGGAGCGCGATTGCTCGGTGCTGCTGTTCGACGAACCGACCCGCGGCATCGACGTCGGCGCCAAGTTCGATATCTACAACCTGCTCGGCGAATTGACCCGCCAGGGCAAGGCGCTGGTGGTGGTTTCCAGCGACTTGCGCGAGCTGATGCTGATCTGCGACCGGATCGGCGTGCTGTCGGCGGGGAGGCTGATCGATACATTCGATCGCGACAACTGGACCCAGGATGAGTTGCTCGCCGCTGCTTTCGCCGGCTACCAAAAACGTGATGCGCAGCTCATTGAAGCCGCGCCTAGGGATCTTCCATGA
- a CDS encoding ABC transporter permease — MKTASFAGTRSGNFYGLGTYLGLAGALLAMIVLFSVLSSHFLSYDTFSTLANQIPDLMVLAVGMTFVLIIGGIDLSVGSVLALAASTVSVAILGWGWGVLPAALLGMAVAALAGTITGSITVAWRIPSFIVSLGVLEMARGVAYQMTGSRTAYIGDAFAWLSNPIAFGISPSFIIALLIIFIAQAVLTRTVFGRYLIGIGTNEEAVRLAGINPKPYKILVFSLMGLLAGIAALFQISRLEAADPNAGSGLELQVIAAVVIGGTSLMGGRGSVISTFFGVLIISVLAAGLAQIGATEPTKRIITGAVIVVAVVLDTYRSQRASRRT; from the coding sequence ATGAAAACCGCTTCTTTCGCCGGCACACGCAGTGGCAACTTCTACGGCCTTGGCACCTATCTGGGGCTGGCGGGTGCCTTGTTGGCGATGATCGTGCTGTTCTCGGTGCTGAGCAGTCATTTTCTGTCCTACGATACTTTCAGCACCTTGGCCAACCAGATTCCGGACCTGATGGTGCTGGCGGTCGGCATGACCTTTGTGTTGATCATCGGTGGCATCGACCTGTCGGTAGGCTCGGTGCTGGCGCTGGCGGCTTCGACCGTGAGCGTGGCGATTCTTGGCTGGGGCTGGGGCGTGCTGCCGGCGGCGCTGCTGGGTATGGCTGTCGCGGCGCTCGCCGGTACCATCACCGGCTCGATCACGGTGGCGTGGCGGATTCCGTCGTTCATCGTGTCCCTGGGCGTGCTGGAAATGGCTCGCGGGGTGGCGTACCAGATGACCGGTTCGCGTACGGCCTACATCGGCGATGCGTTCGCCTGGTTGTCCAATCCGATCGCCTTCGGCATTTCGCCGTCGTTCATCATCGCGTTGCTGATCATTTTCATTGCCCAGGCCGTGTTGACCCGCACGGTGTTTGGTCGTTACCTGATCGGTATCGGCACCAACGAAGAGGCCGTACGGCTGGCGGGGATCAATCCGAAGCCATACAAAATCCTGGTCTTCAGCCTGATGGGGTTGCTGGCCGGTATTGCCGCGTTGTTCCAGATTTCTCGCCTGGAAGCCGCTGACCCGAATGCCGGCTCCGGTCTTGAGTTGCAGGTGATCGCGGCCGTCGTGATCGGCGGGACCAGCCTGATGGGCGGGCGCGGTTCGGTGATCAGCACGTTTTTTGGCGTCCTGATCATTTCCGTGCTGGCCGCGGGGCTGGCGCAGATCGGGGCAACCGAGCCGACCAAACGCATCATTACCGGCGCGGTGATCGTGGTGGCGGTGGTGCTGGATACTTATCGCAGTCAACGCGCAAGCCGGCGGACCTGA
- a CDS encoding LacI family DNA-binding transcriptional regulator — protein MATIKDVAALAGISYTTVSHVVNKTRPVSEEVRIKVEAAIQTLDYVPSAVARSLKAKTTATIGLLVPNSLNPYFAELARGIEDYCERNGYCVILCNSDDNPDKQRSYLRVLLEKRIDGLIVASAGGDSGLVQGLKGVRTPMVIVDRGLDGVDADLVRIDHEYGAYLATRHLLELGHRDIATISGPENTSVAQMRLAGYRRALKEAGVEVSPERMLESDFTSTGGYSAAAILLESNPPSAIFAANDMIGIGVLRAAAERNIRVPSELSVIGFDDIQMSRYVYPSLTTVGQSILQLGEMAAEVLLRRIATPGLATDQRIVTPSIVMRESTAPLAGVFAQFR, from the coding sequence ATGGCGACTATCAAAGATGTGGCAGCCCTTGCCGGCATTTCCTACACCACGGTTTCCCATGTGGTGAACAAGACCCGCCCGGTCAGTGAAGAAGTCCGGATCAAGGTCGAGGCGGCAATCCAGACCCTCGACTACGTCCCCAGTGCCGTGGCCCGTTCGCTCAAGGCCAAGACCACGGCGACCATCGGCCTGTTGGTGCCCAATAGCCTCAACCCGTATTTCGCCGAACTGGCCCGGGGGATCGAGGATTACTGCGAGCGAAACGGTTACTGCGTCATCCTGTGCAACTCCGACGACAATCCGGACAAGCAGCGCAGCTACCTGCGTGTGCTGCTGGAAAAACGCATCGACGGCCTGATTGTCGCCTCGGCCGGCGGCGACAGTGGCCTGGTGCAAGGCCTGAAAGGCGTCCGCACTCCGATGGTGATCGTCGACCGCGGACTGGACGGTGTCGATGCGGACCTGGTGCGCATCGACCATGAATACGGCGCGTATCTGGCGACCCGGCACCTGCTGGAGTTGGGCCACCGGGATATCGCCACCATCAGCGGGCCGGAAAACACCAGTGTGGCGCAGATGCGTCTGGCGGGTTATCGCCGGGCCTTGAAGGAGGCGGGCGTCGAAGTCTCTCCCGAGCGCATGCTGGAAAGCGATTTCACCAGCACCGGCGGTTACAGTGCCGCCGCGATTCTGTTGGAAAGCAATCCGCCCAGCGCCATTTTTGCCGCCAACGACATGATCGGCATCGGCGTGCTGCGGGCCGCCGCCGAGCGCAATATTCGCGTACCGAGCGAGTTGTCGGTGATCGGCTTCGACGATATCCAGATGAGTCGGTATGTCTACCCGTCGTTGACCACGGTCGGGCAATCGATCCTGCAACTCGGCGAAATGGCTGCCGAAGTGCTTTTACGGCGAATCGCCACGCCGGGCCTGGCGACCGATCAGCGGATCGTGACGCCGAGTATCGTCATGCGTGAATCTACGGCGCCGCTGGCCGGCGTGTTTGCCCAATTCCGTTGA
- the rbsK gene encoding ribokinase yields the protein MPAKVVVIGSLNMDLVTRAPRLPRGGETLIGQSFTTVSGGKGANQAVAAARLGARVSMIGCVGNDAYGEALRGALLAEQIDCQAVSTVDGSSGVALIVVDDSSQNTIVIVPGANGALTAEAIDRFDSVIRAADVLICQLEVPDASVGHALKRGRELGKTVILNPAPASRPLPADWYASIDYLIPNESEASALSGLSVDSLDTAQAAATRLIALGAGKVIITLGAQGSLFADGQRFEHFPAPVVKAVDTTAAGDTFVGGFAAALAAGQDEVQAIRFGQVAAALSVTRAGAQPSIPALSDVQAFKTP from the coding sequence ATGCCAGCAAAAGTAGTGGTAATAGGCAGTTTGAACATGGACCTGGTGACCCGGGCGCCACGCTTGCCCAGGGGCGGTGAAACGCTGATTGGTCAGTCGTTTACCACCGTATCCGGCGGCAAGGGTGCCAATCAGGCCGTGGCTGCGGCGCGGCTGGGAGCCCGGGTGTCGATGATCGGCTGCGTGGGCAACGACGCTTATGGTGAGGCGCTGCGCGGCGCGCTGTTGGCCGAGCAGATCGATTGCCAGGCGGTGAGCACCGTTGACGGTTCCAGCGGCGTGGCGTTGATTGTGGTCGATGACAGCAGTCAGAACACAATCGTGATCGTCCCCGGTGCCAACGGTGCATTGACCGCTGAAGCCATTGACCGTTTTGATTCGGTGATACGCGCGGCGGACGTGCTCATCTGTCAGCTGGAAGTGCCCGATGCTTCTGTTGGACATGCGCTCAAGCGCGGCCGCGAACTGGGCAAGACAGTTATCCTCAACCCGGCACCGGCCAGCCGTCCGCTGCCAGCGGACTGGTACGCGTCCATCGATTACCTGATTCCCAACGAGAGCGAAGCGTCGGCCCTGAGCGGACTGTCGGTGGACTCCCTGGACACCGCGCAAGCGGCGGCGACCCGCCTGATTGCCCTGGGCGCCGGCAAGGTGATCATCACCCTCGGTGCGCAAGGTTCGCTGTTTGCCGATGGCCAACGCTTCGAGCATTTCCCTGCGCCCGTGGTAAAAGCTGTCGATACCACGGCGGCCGGCGATACGTTTGTGGGCGGTTTCGCTGCGGCGCTGGCCGCGGGTCAAGATGAGGTGCAGGCGATCCGCTTCGGGCAGGTGGCTGCGGCGCTGTCGGTTACCCGTGCCGGCGCGCAACCTTCGATTCCCGCCTTGAGCGATGTACAGGCGTTTAAAACTCCATGA
- the rbsD gene encoding D-ribose pyranase, which produces MKKTPLLNIALSRLIASLGHGDLVVIGDAGLPVPPGVELIDLALTHGIPDFVSTLKVVLSEMQVESHVLAQEIFDKKPSALVALEALDGEGVLGRRELLTHEQFKVLSRQARAIVRTGECQPYCNIVLVAGVTF; this is translated from the coding sequence ATGAAAAAGACACCTCTGCTCAACATTGCGCTGTCGCGACTGATCGCGTCTTTGGGACACGGCGACTTGGTTGTCATCGGGGATGCGGGCCTGCCGGTTCCACCGGGCGTTGAATTGATCGACCTGGCCCTGACCCATGGCATTCCGGATTTTGTCAGCACCTTGAAGGTCGTGCTCAGCGAGATGCAGGTCGAAAGCCATGTGCTGGCTCAGGAAATCTTCGATAAAAAGCCGTCGGCCCTGGTCGCGCTGGAAGCGCTGGATGGCGAAGGTGTGTTGGGTCGGCGTGAGTTGCTCACCCATGAGCAATTCAAGGTCCTGAGCCGACAAGCCAGAGCGATTGTTCGTACAGGCGAATGCCAACCGTACTGCAACATTGTGCTGGTCGCCGGCGTTACGTTTTGA